In Vitis riparia cultivar Riparia Gloire de Montpellier isolate 1030 chromosome 19, EGFV_Vit.rip_1.0, whole genome shotgun sequence, the following proteins share a genomic window:
- the LOC117908742 gene encoding GRAS family protein RAM1-like, whose amino-acid sequence MAAMNAWLSFPSHTESFNHELAIRRFCPARIEQEQGGGEWEDGMNEIDQPWSPYNAVSPPCLAASEEDEFVDSFINMDGYNDYGNDDNKALESQQGFDHNFQGDEAIEMFEMADEGYEDAGMVVEGEDLGGGTDLMPSMEEVSHGVDQGLQLVHSLLACAEAVGCRDTQLADSMLSRIWRSANCYGDSLQRVSYCFAMGLKSRLSHLRNVNANGTFANGRMAVSSINKEEKMEAFHLLHQTTPYIAFGFMAANEAILKTGKGNDSLHIIDLGMEHCLQWPSLIRTLAQEPEGPPKLRITGLVKDGDSLSGLKASLKELAEYAATMGVPLQLNTVSDPATPAFLTKESLDVREGEVLFVNSIMHLHKYVKESRGSLKAVLQAIKKLGPTLVTVVEQDANHNGPFFLGRFLESLHYYSAIFDSLEASLPRSSPQRMKIERGHFGEEIRNIVAFEGSERIERHERADQWRRQLGRAGFQVVGMKSMSQARMMLSVYGCDGYSLACEKGCLLLGWKGKPIMLASAWQVAKASSS is encoded by the coding sequence ATGGCAGCCATGAATGCTTGGCTCTCCTTCCCCTCCCATACTGAGAGTTTCAACCATGAACTCGCCATTCGGAGGTTTTGCCCGGCTCGAATCGAGCAAGAACAAGGAGGAGGAGAGTGGGAAGATGGTATGAATGAGATTGATCAGCCTTGGTCTCCTTACAATGCTGTCAGCCCCCCTTGCTTGGCTGCCTCTGAGGAAGATGAATTCGTCGATAGCTTCATTAATATGGATGGCTACAACGACTACGGCAATGATGATAACAAGGCCCTCGAAAGCCAACAAGGGTTTGATCATAATTTTCAAGGGGATGAAGCCATTGAAATGTTTGAGATGGCGGATGAAGGCTATGAAGATGCAGGGATGGTGGTTGAGGGGGAGGATCTTGGAGGTGGCACAGACCTGATGCCAAGCATGGAAGAGGTGAGCCATGGGGTGGACCAAGGGCTCCAGCTGGTGCACTCATTGCTGGCATGTGCTGAGGCGGTAGGCTGCCGGGACACCCAGCTTGCAGACTCCATGCTCAGCCGGATATGGAGGTCTGCTAATTGTTATGGTGATTCCTTGCAGAGAGTCTCCTACTGCTTCGCCATGGGGCTGAAGTCCCGGCTTTCGCATCTCCGGAATGTGAATGCAAATGGGACATTCGCCAATGGCAGAATGGCAGTGTCCTCCATCAACAAAGAGGAGAAAATGGAAGCCTTTCATCTCCTTCACCAGACCACTCCCTACATTGCTTTCGGTTTCATGGCTGCGAATGAAGCTATACTTAAAACTGGAAAAGGGAATGACTCACTTCATATCATTGATCTGGGAATGGAGCATTGCCTTCAATGGCCTTCCCTGATAAGGACTCTAGCTCAAGAACCAGAAGGGCCCCCAAAGCTCCGAATCACCGGACTGGTTAAAGATGGTGACAGCCTCTCAGGGCTCAAAGCCAGCTTGAAAGAACTGGCGGAGTATGCCGCCACAATGGGGGTTCCCTTGCAGCTTAACACGGTATCAGATCCTGCAACCCCGGCCTTTCTAACGAAAGAAAGCCTTGATGTAAGGGAAGGAGAGGTTTTATTTGTGAACAGCATAATGCACCTTCACAAGTATGTGAAAGAGAGCAGAGGCTCCCTCAAGGCGGTCCTCCAAGCGATAAAGAAGCTCGGGCCGACGCTGGTGACGGTGGTGGAGCAGGACGCCAACCACAACGGGCCCTTCTTCCTGGGGAGATTCCTGGAGTCATTACACTACTATTCAGCCATATTCGACTCCCTAGAGGCCAGTCTTCCGAGGAGCAGCCCACAGAGGATGAAGATAGAGAGGGGTCACTTTGGGGAGGAGATAAGAAACATAGTTGCATTTGAGGGATCAGAGAGGATTGAGAGGCATGAGAGGGCAGACCAGTGGAGAAGGCAACTGGGGCGAGCTGGGTTTCAAGTGGTGGGGATGAAGTCGATGAGTCAGGCCCGGATGATGCTGTCTGTTTATGGGTGTGATGGCTACAGTCTGGCTTGTGAGAAGGGATGCCTCCTTCTTGGGTGGAAAGGGAAGCCGATCATGCTCGCTTCTGCATGGCAAGTAGCTAAAGCTTCATCGTCATAA
- the LOC117908836 gene encoding uncharacterized protein LOC117908836 produces the protein MEPGNGKFYPESQSFMLDPTTAINTDTRPPEFNNLEVKPVRNYSIQTGEEFALEFMLDRVNPRNQFIPDTAGDPHYVPKYTELKGILGINHTGSESGSDISMLTIVERGPKEFERKNSALYEDRSYYGSVQLVPRTSSGHDSSRGVIHGYASSGASDSSSTKMKVLCSFGGKILPRPSDGKLRYVGGETRIIRIRKDISWQELVQKTLMVFNQAHIIKYQLPGEDLDALVSVSCDEDLQNMMEECNELEDGEGSKKLRMFLFSTSDLDDAYFGLDSTDGDSEIQYVVAVNGMDMGSRKNSTLHGLVGSSSNNLADLDGQNIERNATRVATDSVGISTLPLTGTIVPPSTIQSSQPILPNSSSAYEADPPFYHGQMIYHGETSQHMLHYGYPSHQSNCTPYQESTNLMPVHGLMTQQEGYAEGQPYIGLQVQDPSVLVKEVTLKNDASIQQENIPENISPSKNDCLIPSQPSDGEVMDRIPVEEALVSISSLDQFPSGNKGKHHKPVEISSSVDAMNQAQVPKSDYDHHPASSSPFAPVYADPGSGLMDLSYLEPPVLPQRVYYSERVPREQAELLNRLSKSDDSLGSQFLISHSRSDIEKQDSVAESTDKLRNGNLAPQTEQSVSTGEAMVEDMAVKADHGTTGTKDIPRKLLVDGTTEPGSELPAMNQVASVKHCQDPLSTPPELDQGEMSGKDFTSNNTLGVGDAQTFAWTGSSVGVSTPEQGDILIDINDRFPRDFLSDIFSKAVHFADSPDISKPQKDGAGLSLNMENREPKHWSYFQKLAQGGFVQNDVSLMDQDHLGFSSVLTKVEEEVSKPYQFTPLMADEVLIGQLDSRISFGEENQKESPPGRIAADSTDLHSDYSPSEIKESDSVQFDRMIENLRTPDSEGEDGKMETKNIGRPPLDPSIGDFDINTLQIIKNEDLEELKELGSGTFGTVYHGKWRGSDVAIKRIKKICFTSRSSEQERLTIEFWREADILSKLHHPNVVAFYGVVHDGPGATLATVTEYMVDGSLRHVLLRKDRYLDRRKRLLIAMDAAFGMEYLHSKNIVHFDLKCDNLLVNLKDPLRPICKVGDFGLSKIKRNTLVSGGVRGTLPWMAPELLNGSSNKVSEKVDVFSFGIVLWEILTGEEPYANMHYGAIIGGIVSNTLRPTIPSSCDPEWRTLMEQCWAPNPAVRPSFTEITGRLRVMSAAAQTKTPGHKASK, from the exons ATGGAACCTGGAAATGGGAAATTTTACCCTGAATCTCAGAGCTTTATGCTGGACCCAACAACTGCCATAAATACTGATACAAGACCTCCAGAGTTTAACAATTTGGAAGTTAAACCTGTGCGTAATTACTCCATACAGACAGGTGAGGAGTTTGCCCTGGAATTTATGCTTGATCGGGTGAATCCAAGGAATCAATTCATTCCAGATACTGCTGGTGATCCCCACTATGTACCAAAGTATACAGAATTGAAAGGGATTTTAGGCATCAATCATACAGGGTCTGAAAGTGGGTCAGATATCTCAATGCTTACAATTGTAGAAAGAGGCCCAAAAGAGTTTGAGAGAAAGAACTCTGCTTTATATGAAGACAGAAGTTACTATGGTTCTGTGCAATTGGTGCCACGGACTTCATCAGGGCATGATAGCAGTCGAGGAGTAATTCATGGGTATGCCTCTTCTGGAGCATCTGATAGCTCATCTACAAAGATGAAAGTTCTATGCAGCTTTGGTGGTAAAATCCTTCCCCGGCCTAGTGATGGAAAACTCAGATATGTTGGAGGTGAAACACGTATTATTCGAATAAGAAAGGACATTTCTTGGCAGGAGCTTGTGCAGAAAACGTTAATGGTCTTTAACCAAGCTCATATTATTAAGTATCAGCTTCCTGGGGAGGACCTTGATGCCTTAGTTTCTGTTTCTTGTGACGAGGATTTGCAGAACATGATGGAGGAATGTAATGAACTAGAAGATGGAGAAGGATCAAAGAAACTGAGGATGTTTCTGTTTTCTACAAGTGACTTGGATGATGCTTATTTTGGCCTGGACAGCACAGATGGTGATTCAGAGATTCAGTATGTTGTTGCTGTCAATGGCATGGACATGGGATCGAGAAAAAACTCAACTCTGCATGGTTTGGTAGGCTCTTCCTCAAATAATTTGGCTGATTTAGATGGGCAAAATATTGAGAGGAATGCCACTAGAGTTGCAACGGACTCTGTTGGCATCAGCACTCTGCCTTTGACAGGCACTATCGTCCCACCATCCACAATTCAATCTTCTCAACCAATTCTACCAAATTCTTCCAGTGCTTATGAAGCTGACCCACCGTTTTACCATGGCCAGATGATCTATCATGGAGAAACTAGTCAGCACATGCTGCATTATGGTTATCCTTCTCATCAATCTAATTGCACACCATATCAAGAAAGTACTAATCTGATGCCAGTTCATGGGCTGATGACTCAACAAGAAGGCTATGCTGAAGGGCAGCCATACATTGGCTTGCAAGTTCAGGATCCAAGTGTGCTAGTGAAGGAGGTAACTCTAAAAAATGATGCTTCAATTCAGCAAGAGAATATTCCTGAAAATATCTCTCCTTCAAAAAATGATTGTCTCATACCATCACAGCCATCTGATGGTGAGGTGATGGATCGCATTCCAGTTGAAGAAGCATTAGTCTCCATTTCTTCACTGGATCAATTTCCTTCAGGAAATAAGGGAAAGCACCACAAACCTGTGGAGATCTCTTCTTCTGTTGATGCTATGAATCAGGCACAGGTTCCTAAATCTGATTATGATCATCATCCCGCATCAAGTAGTCCATTTGCTCCTGTATATGCTGACCCTGGGTCTGGTCTAATGGATTTGAGCTACCTGGAGCCACCTGTGCTTCCTCAGAGGGTCTATTATTCTGAAAGAGTTCCCCGGGAGCAGGCAGAGCTGCTCAATCGGTTATCAAAGTCTGACGATTCACTTGGTTCTCAGTTTCTTATATCCCACTCACGATCTGATATTGAAAAGCAGGATTCAGTCGCCGAATCCACTGACAAACTGCGGAATGGAAATCTGGCTCCTCAAACTGAACAGTCCGTCTCAACTGGAGAAGCTATGGTTGAGGATATGGCTGTTAAGGCTGACCATGGAACAACCGGCACCAAAGATATTCCTAGGAAACTCCTGGTTGATGGAACAACTGAACCTGGATCAGAACTGCCTGCAATGAATCAAGTTGCTTCTGTTAAGCACTGTCAGGATCCTCTATCTACTCCACCGGAGCTTGATCAGGGTGAGATGTCTGGAAAGGATTTCACTAGTAATAACACTCTGGGAGTGGGGGATGCTCAAACTTTTGCTTGGACAGGAAGCTCTGTTGGTGTTTCCACGCCTGAGCAGGGAGATATCCTTATTGATATCAATGACCGGTTCCCTCGTGATTTCCTTTCCGATATATTCTCCAAAGCTGTACATTTTGCAGATTCCCCTGACATTAGCAAACCACAAAAAGATGGAGCTGGCTTGAGCTTAAACATGGAAAATCGTGAACCTAAGCATTGGTCATACTTTCAGAAGCTAGCACAGGGTGGATTTGTTCAAAATGATGTTTCTCTTATGGATCAAGATCATCTTGGATTTTCATCGGTCCTTACAAAGGTCGAAGAAGAAGTGTCTAAACCTTATCAATTTACGCCTTTAATGGCAGATGAGGTTTTGATAGGCCAGTTGGACTCACGAATAAGTTTTGGTGAAGAAAATCAGAAAGAATCACCACCTGGTAGGATTGCTGCTGACAGTACTGATTTGCATTCAGATTACAGTCCTTCTGAAATAAAGGAGAGTGACAGTGTACAATTTGATCGTATGATTGAGAACCTCAGAACACCAGATTCAGAGGGCGAG GATGGGAAAATGGAAACCAAGAATATTGGTCGACCTCCTCTAGATCCTTCTATTGGAGATTTTGATATCAATACTTTGCAG ATCATAAAGAATGAAGATCTTGAAGAGCTGAAGGAACTGGGTTCTGGTACTTTTGGGACCGTCTATCATGGAAAATGGAGGGGATCAGATGTTGCCATTAAGCGAATAAAGAAGATCTGCTTCACAAGTCGTTCATCGGAGCAAGAAAGATTG ACCATAGAATTCTGGCGAGAAGCTGATATTCTCTCAAAGCTTCACCATCCAAATGTGGTGGCATTTTACGGTGTAGTGCATGATGGACCGGGAGCAACATTAGCCACTGTCACTGAGTACATGGTTGATGGTTCTCTTAGGCATGTTTTACTTCGCAAAGATAG GTATCTTGATCGCCGCAAGCGGCTCTTAATTGCTATGGATGCTGCATTTGGAATGGAATATTTGCACTCAAAGAATATTGTGcattttgatttgaaatgtgACAACTTGCTTGTGAACTTGAAAGATCCCCTACGACCCATTTGCAAG GTTGGTGACTTTGGCCTGTCAAAAATAAAGCGAAATACTTTGGTTTCTGGTGGCGTAAGGGGGACCTTACCATGGATGGCACCAGAGCTGCTTAATGGTAGCAGCAATAAAGTTTCTGAAAAG GTTGATGTGTTCTCCTTTGGTATCGTGTTATGGGAGATTCTCACTGGCGAGGAACCATATGCCAACATGCACTATGGTGCAATCATAG GAGGCATTGTGAGCAACACATTGAGGCCAACCATTCCAAGCTCCTGTGATCCCGAATGGAGAACCCTAATGGAGCAGTGCTGGGCTCCTAACCCTGCAGTCCGGCCATCTTTCACGGAAATCACCGGTCGCCTAAGGGTGATGTCTGCAGCAGCCCAAACTAAAACACCAGGTCATAAGGCTTCTAAATAA
- the LOC117908574 gene encoding pentatricopeptide repeat-containing protein At1g20230-like, giving the protein MLSKLPTSLPPHLALKFIKVYSNSGDLQRARQLFDKIPQPDLPTWTILISALTKHGRSLEAIQYYNDFRHKNCVEPDKLLLLSVAKACASLRDVMNAKRVHEDAIRFGFCSDVLLGNALIDMYGKCRCSEGARLVFDGMPFRDVISWTSMASCYVNCGLLREALGAFRKMGLNGERPNSVTVSSILPACTDLKDLKSGREVHGFVVRNGMGGNVFVSSALVNMYASCLSIRQAQLVFDSMSRRDTVSWNVLITAYFLNKECEKGLSVFGRMMSEGVELNYASWNAVIGGCMQNGRTEKALEVLSRMQNSGFKPNQITITSVLPACTNLESLRGGKQIHGYIFRHWFFQDLTTTTALVFMYAKCGDLELSRRVFSMMTKRDTVSWNTMIIANSMHGNGEEALLLFREMVDSGVRPNSVTFTGVLSGCSHSRLVDEGLLIFDSMSRDHSVEPDADHHSCMVDVLSRAGRLEEAYEFIKKMPIEPTAGAWGALLGGCRVYKNVELGRIAANRLFEIEPDNPGNYVLLSNILVSAKLWSEASETRKLMRDKGVTKNPGCSWIQVRNRVHTFVVGDKSNDQSDEIYRFLDYMGEKMRIAGYLPNTDFVLQDVDQEEKEEVLCNHSEKLAVAFGILNLNGESSIRVFKNLRICGDCHNAIKFMAKIVGVKIIVRDSLRFHHFRDGLCSCQDFW; this is encoded by the coding sequence ATGCTTTCCAAGTTGCCCACCAGCCTTCCACCCCACCTGGCTCTCAAATTCATTAAAGTCTATTCCAATTCTGGCGATCTTCAACGTGCACGCCAATTGTTCGATAAAATTCCCCAACCAGACCTCCCTACATGGACTATTCTGATTTCAGCTCTCACTAAACATGGTCGCTCATTGGAAGCCATACAATATTACAATGATTTTAGGCACAAGAACTGCGTTGAACCCGATAAATTGTTACTGTTATCTGTGGCCAAGGCTTGTGCCAGCTTGAGGGATGTTATGAATGCCAAAAGGGTCCATGAGGATGCAATCCGTTTCGGGTTTTGTTCGGATGTTTTGTTGGGTAATGCATTGATTGATATGTATGGGAAGTGCAGGTGTTCTGAAGGTGCTAGGCTGGTTTTTGATGGTATGCCTTTCAGGGATGTGATTAGCTGGACCTCGATGGCTTCTTGTTATGTGAATTGTGGACTTCTGAGAGAGGCTTTGGGAGCTTTTCGCAAAATGGGATTGAATGGGGAAAGACCCAATTCGGTTACAGTGTCCTCAATTCTTCCTGCTTGTACGgatttgaaagatttgaaaTCAGGAAGAGAGGTTCATGGTTTTGTTGTGAGAAATGGAATGGGAGGAAATGTGTTTGTGAGTAGTGCTCTTGTAAACATGTATGCTAGTTGTTTAAGCATTAGGCAAGCTCAGTTGGTGTTTGATAGCATGTCTCGTAGAGACACTGTTTCATGGAATGTACTTATAACGGCATATTTCTTGAACAAAGAATGTGAGAAGGGTCTTAGTGTTTTTGGTAGGATGATGAGTGAAGGGGTTGAATTGAATTATGCTTCGTGGAATGCTGTAATTGGGGGATGCATGCAAAATGGACGAACTGAAAAAGCACTAGAGGTCCTCAGTCGAATGCAAAATTCAGGATTCAAACCTAACCAAATCACAATCACTAGTGTCTTGCCTGCTTGCACAAATTTAGAGAGCTTAAGGGGAGGCAAACAGATTCATGGATATATCTTTAGGCATTGGTTTTTTCAGGACTTAACAACTACCACTGCTTTGGTTTTCATGTATGCTAAGTGTGGTGACTTGGAACTTTCTCGTAGGGTTTTCAGTATGATGACGAAAAGGGATACTGTTTCTTGGAACACGATGATCATTGCCAACTCAATGCATGGGAATGGAGAGGAGGCTTTGTTGCTCTTCCGAGAAATGGTGGATTCTGGGGTCAGGCCTAATTCTGTTACTTTTACTGGTGTTTTATCTGGCTGCAGTCATTCACGTCTTGTTGATGAAGGTCTCTTGATTTTTGATTCGATGAGCAGAGATCACTCAGTTGAACCTGATGCAGATCATCACTCGTGTATGGTAGATGTACTAAGTCGAGCTGGTCGCCTAGAAGAGGCATATgagttcataaaaaaaatgcctATTGAACCAACTGCTGGTGCTTGGGGAGCACTGCTCGGTGGCTGTAGAGTATATAAGAATGTAGAGTTGGGGCGAATTGCAGCAAACCGGTTGTTTGAGATTGAACCAGATAACCCTGGAAACTACGTACTTTTATCCAACATACTTGTTTCTGCCAAACTATGGAGTGAAGCATCAGAAACTAGAAAATTGATGAGAGACAAAGGAGTTACTAAAAATCCAGGTTGTAGTTGGATTCAGGTGAGAAACAGAGTCCATACTTTTGTTGTTGGTGATAAAAGTAATGATCAGAGTGATGAGATCTACAGATTTTTGGATTATATGGGGGAGAAGATGAGAATTGCAGGGTATTTGCCCAACACTGATTTTGTGCTGCAAGATGTTGATCAAGAAGAGAAAGAGGAGGTTTTATGCAACCATAGTGAGAAACTTGCTGTTGCTTTTGGTATACTTAATCTGAATGGGGAGTCATCGATTCGGGTATTTAAGAATCTGAGAATATGTGGAGATTGCCATAATGCGATCAAGTTCATGGCCAAGATTGTTGGGGTGAAGATCATTGTGAGAGATTCCTTGAGGTTTCATCATTTCAGGGATGGATTATGCTCCTGTCAGGATTTTTGGTGA